The Streptomyces sp. DH-12 genome has a window encoding:
- a CDS encoding 5-oxoprolinase subunit PxpA has translation MTSIDLNADLGEGFGHWRLTDDERLLSVVTSANVACGFHAGDAPTMRRVCELAAARGVRIGAQVSYRDLAGFGRRAMDVPPAELAAEVAYQIGALEVFARAAGSRVAYVKPHGALYNRVVRDEEQARAVVDGVVLADPALPVLGLPGSRLLEVAGEAGLPAVEEAFADRAYTDEGTLVPRGEEGALVTDPGAVVERSVDLARSGEVVALSGRRIRMRARSLCLHGDTPGAVDLARRVRDALEASGVRVEAFA, from the coding sequence ATGACCTCGATCGATCTGAACGCCGACCTCGGCGAGGGGTTCGGCCACTGGCGGCTCACCGACGACGAGCGGCTCCTGTCGGTGGTGACCAGCGCCAACGTGGCCTGCGGCTTCCACGCCGGGGACGCGCCCACCATGCGCCGGGTGTGCGAACTCGCCGCCGCGCGCGGGGTGCGGATCGGCGCCCAGGTCTCCTACCGCGACCTGGCGGGGTTCGGGCGGCGCGCGATGGACGTGCCGCCCGCCGAACTGGCGGCCGAGGTGGCGTACCAGATCGGCGCCCTCGAGGTGTTCGCCCGCGCGGCGGGGAGCCGGGTGGCGTACGTCAAGCCGCACGGCGCGCTCTACAACCGCGTGGTGCGCGACGAGGAGCAGGCCCGCGCGGTGGTGGACGGGGTGGTTCTCGCCGACCCCGCGCTGCCCGTGCTCGGGCTGCCCGGCTCACGGCTGCTGGAGGTGGCCGGCGAGGCGGGGCTGCCGGCGGTCGAGGAGGCGTTCGCGGACCGCGCGTACACCGACGAGGGCACCTTGGTGCCGCGCGGCGAGGAGGGCGCCCTGGTCACCGATCCGGGGGCCGTTGTGGAACGTTCGGTGGACCTGGCCCGGAGCGGGGAGGTCGTGGCGCTCTCGGGGCGGCGGATCCGGATGAGGGCCCGTTCCCTGTGCCTGCACGGCGACACGCCGGGCGCGGTGGACCTGGCGCGACGGGTGCGGGACGCCCTGGAGGCGTCCGGGGTCCGGGTGGAGGCGTTCGCATGA
- the pxpB gene encoding 5-oxoprolinase subunit PxpB has protein sequence MRTLPVGEDALLVEVATGEEAQALLAELLRRRAEGELTAREIVPAARTVLLDGLPDPARLAAELTSRPVPPAPPRPAGTVEIPVRYDGPDLADVAAHWGVTPAEAARLHADAEYRVAFCGFAPGFGYLTGLPARYEVPRRSAPRTSVPAGSVALAGPYTGVYPRSSPGGWQLIGTTDLVLWDHTREPAALLSPGTHVRFVPVTPTGPTA, from the coding sequence ATGAGGACGCTGCCCGTCGGCGAGGACGCGCTGCTCGTCGAGGTCGCCACGGGCGAGGAGGCACAGGCGCTCCTGGCGGAGCTGCTGCGCCGCCGCGCGGAGGGGGAGCTGACGGCCCGTGAGATCGTCCCGGCGGCGCGTACGGTGCTGCTCGACGGCCTGCCCGATCCTGCCCGCCTGGCCGCCGAACTGACCTCGCGCCCGGTGCCGCCCGCCCCGCCGCGTCCGGCCGGGACGGTCGAGATCCCGGTGCGCTACGACGGCCCGGACCTGGCGGACGTGGCCGCGCACTGGGGCGTCACGCCGGCGGAGGCGGCCCGCCTGCACGCGGACGCCGAGTACCGCGTCGCGTTCTGCGGGTTCGCCCCCGGTTTCGGCTACCTCACCGGTCTGCCCGCCCGCTACGAGGTGCCCCGGCGGTCCGCCCCGCGCACGTCCGTCCCGGCGGGCTCGGTGGCCCTCGCCGGACCGTACACCGGCGTCTACCCGCGCTCCTCCCCCGGCGGCTGGCAGCTCATCGGCACCACCGACCTGGTGCTGTGGGACCACACCCGGGAACCCGCGGCGCTGCTCTCCCCCGGCACGCACGTGCGGTTCGTCCCGGTGACCCCGACGGGGCCGACGGCATGA
- a CDS encoding biotin-dependent carboxyltransferase family protein, translating to MTDRALSVVRAGALTTVQDRGRPGHAHLGVPRSGALDGPAAALANRLVGNGPDAAVLETTLDGCSLRPRSTVTVAVTGAPCRVRVDGRPAAWGAPVRVRAGAVLDVGPAVLGVRAYVAVSGGVAVEPVLGSRSTDLLSGLGPAPLADGTVLPLGAPTGPHARVDVAPQAAPPAELVLRVTPGPRDDWFTGEALRRFLSGTFFVSPASNRIGLRTTGPVLERARCDELPSEGMVLGAVQVPPAGTPVIFLADHPTTGGYPVIAVVHAADLSAAAQARPGTPVRFVAARARRGR from the coding sequence ATGACGGACCGCGCGCTCTCCGTCGTACGGGCGGGGGCCCTGACGACCGTTCAGGACCGCGGCCGCCCCGGCCACGCCCACCTCGGCGTCCCCCGCTCCGGCGCGCTGGACGGCCCGGCCGCCGCGCTCGCCAACCGTCTGGTGGGCAACGGCCCGGACGCGGCCGTCCTGGAGACCACCCTCGACGGCTGCTCCCTGCGGCCCCGCTCCACCGTCACGGTGGCGGTCACCGGGGCGCCCTGCCGGGTCAGGGTGGACGGACGTCCCGCCGCCTGGGGCGCGCCGGTGCGGGTGCGCGCCGGGGCCGTGCTGGACGTCGGGCCGGCGGTCCTCGGCGTCCGCGCCTACGTCGCCGTCTCCGGCGGGGTCGCCGTGGAGCCGGTGCTGGGCAGCCGCTCCACGGACCTGCTGTCCGGTCTCGGTCCGGCGCCGCTGGCGGACGGGACGGTGCTGCCGCTCGGTGCGCCGACGGGCCCCCACGCGCGCGTGGACGTGGCGCCGCAGGCGGCGCCGCCCGCCGAACTCGTCCTGCGCGTGACGCCGGGGCCGCGCGACGACTGGTTCACCGGGGAGGCGCTGCGGCGCTTCCTGTCCGGCACGTTCTTCGTCTCGCCGGCGAGCAATCGCATCGGACTGCGTACGACGGGTCCGGTGCTGGAGCGCGCGCGGTGCGATGAGCTGCCCAGTGAGGGAATGGTTCTGGGGGCGGTCCAGGTACCGCCCGCCGGGACGCCGGTGATTTTTCTTGCCGATCACCCCACGACCGGCGGCTATCCGGTCATCGCCGTGGTGCACGCGGCGGATCTGTCCGCGGCGGCGCAGGCCCGGCCGGGGACGCCGGTGCGGTTCGTCGCCGCGCGGGCACGCCGGGGTCGCTGA